A window of Bacteroidia bacterium genomic DNA:
AGGGGGTTCAGATAGTGAACTAGTTTTTTCAACTGAAATGTTGATTTTTAACGTTCAACCAAATGTTTTTGAATTTGACAGAGGACACTCAATTTGGACAACTTCATATCTTCAGGATAATCCACTAAATGCATTTGTTGGTGTAATAAATATTTATAATTTCTTATCTGATTCATTTAAGCTAAACAGATTTGAAGATTTAGGCTATTTAATTGCCAGAATATTTGTAAACCGCGAAATGCATTATTTTGTTGAAGGAAAAAGACAATTAGGTTTTTTATATAATGATTTTGCAAATTCAAAAATAAATAAAATAGAATTAAAAAATATCATTGAATCAGCTATGCTATATTGTCTTGATTTTGAATCCTTAGTCCCAAATTATGATGATGTAAGTATTGTTTCCGTTGAACAGATGAGAGATAAAATAACAAAATCTAAATCTCAAAACGGCAAAAGACTTGGATTTCAATTTTATGCCGATGATGCAAATATTTAAAAAAATAAAACATAACAATATGATTCGCAACATTTTTATTATTACAATTTTATCATCTTTTGTAATATTAATTAATTCCTGTGGTACAGGTGAAAATGATCAAAACCAACAACAAGTTACTGATACAGTTCAGGCAAAAAAACTAACAGTAAATGAGCGAATTAATGAATATGCTGTAATTCCTCTTGTTAGTGATTTATCTAAACTAACAGATAAAGACAAAGAAATGCTTACCATTTTGATAAGTGCTTGTAAAATAATGGATGAAATTTTCTGGATGCAATCCTATGGAATAAAAGACTCATTATTTGCAGGGTTAAAAAACCCCGAAGAAGCAAAATTATGCGATATAAACTATGGTCCTTGGGATAGACTTAACGGTAATGAACCATTTCTGGAAAATGTAAATAAAAAACCTATTGGTGCAGGATTTTATCCTTCTGACATTAAATACTTACCATTTATCGATATGAAATTTGAAGATAAAATAAGTATGTATACAGTTGTAAAACGATCAGAAGATGGATCTTTATACACACAACCTTATCATGTTGCATATAAAGATAAACTTGAAAAAGCTGCAGACTTACTTAAAAAAGCTGCCAAAATATCTGAAAATAAAGATTTTGCTAAATTTCTAAATTTAAGAGCAGAAGCGTTATTAAATGATGATTATTATCCAAGTGAAATGTTTTGGATGGATATGGAATCAAATAACATTGATCTTATTATTGGCCCAATAGAAAGTGAAGAAGATAGATTTATTAATACAAAAACAGCTTACGAAGCATTCTTATTGATAAAGGATCTTGAATGGAGCAATAAATTAAAAAATTATTCATCAATGGTTCCTGAGATTAAAAATCAACTTCCTTTAGATGACAACTATAAAAATCAGATAATTTTCACAAAAACCAATATTGGTGTTTATGATGCAATTTTTTATGGCGGATATGCTAATGCAGGTGCAAAAAACATTTCTATTAATCACCCTAAAGATGGTAGGATATTAATGGAAAAAGGAAGCAAGAAAATGCAGTTTAAAAATGCAATGAAAGCTAAATTTGATAAAATATTACAACCTATCAGCAATATATTAATTTCTGATAATGAGCGTAAAAATGTAAAATTTGATGCTTTCTTTATCAATAATGTTAATTATGAAATTGCAGATGCAATTGTTGTTAAAACAACTATAAATAATAAAGGTCCGGTTAAAGATGCATTAAAAGATTATTATCCTACAATTAATTCATTAAAGGCTGATATTCTAAATCTTTATATTATTACTAAACTTCATGAAAAAGGTGTTATAAAAGAAGTTGAACTTTTAGATAACTATGTAATCTTTATGACTAATGTTATAAGATCTGTTCGCTTCGGTGCAACCTACTCTCAGGGATCTTCAAATATTATTTGTTTTAATGTTTTGCAGGAAATGCAAGCCTTTACAAGAGATGAAAAAACTGGAACTTATTCGGTTAATTTTGATAAAATGAAATCATCAATTGAAAGCTTTTCTTCTGATATCATGAAAATACTTGCTGAAGGTAACTATGATGCAGCAAAAGAGCTTATAGAAAGTAAAGGTAATATGCAACCAACCTTACAAGAAGATTTAAAAAGAATTTCTTCTGCTGGAATTCCTACAGACATTACATTTGAACAGGGCGAACAGGTTTTAGGTTTAACAAAATAAATTAAATTATGAAATATTATTTATTTGCAGGAATTTTTTTCCTGTCTTTTGCTACATTTTCATTTTCACAATCTAATAAAAAGACAGAAATAACTACTAAAAGCGATTTAATGAAAACAAAAGTAGATGAATATGCAATAGTTAAATTAACTGCAAATCTCTCTCAACTTACAGATAAAGAAAAAAAAATACTACCAATTTTATTTGAGGCAGCACAAATAATGGATGATTTATACTGGGAACAATCATATAACAAAAAAGAAGAGTTACTCGCAAAAATAAATGACGATTATACAAAGAAATTTTTCCTTATTAATTATGGCCCATGGGAACATTTAAATAATAACAAATCATTTGTAGAAGGAATTGGTGAAAAGCCTGATTGTGGTAATTTTTATCCATCAGATATGACAAAAGAAGAATTTGAGAAATTCAATTCAGAAAATAAAACAAGCTGGTATACTATTATTAGCAGAAACGATAAAAAAGAATTAATCACAATTCCATATAGTAAATTTTATCATGAAAAATTGAATAAAGCTGCAGAGTTATTAAGAAAAGCTTCAGAAATTTCAGACAATAAAAGTTTTAAAGATTATCTTACATTAAGAGCAGAAGCACTTCTATCAGATAATTACTTTGATAGCGATATGGCATGGATGAGTTTAGAAAACAGCAATCTAGATTTTGTTATCGGACCTATTGAAAGCTATAATGATGGCTTATTCGGATATAAAACTTCATTCGAATCTTTTATATTGCTAAAAGATATCGATTGGAGTAATAAGCTTTCAAAATTTGCTCAGTTACTTCCTGAAATTCAAAAGAGTTTACCGGTTGAAGATAAATATAAATCCGAAATTCCTGGTAAAGATTCTCAACTTGGAGTTTACGAAGCAATTTGTTATGCAGGTGATTGCAATGCCGGAAGTAAAACCATTGCCATTAATCTACCAAACGATAAAAAGGTTGGCGAATTAAAAGGAAGTCGTAAACTTCAGCTTAAAAATTCGATGAAAGCAAAGTTTGATAAAATTCTGTTGCCAATGTCAAACATACTAATTGCAGAAAGCCAAAGAAAAAATATAAAATTTGACGCTTTTTTTGAAAATGTTATGTTTCATGAAGTAGCACATGGACTAGGGATAAGCAAAACAATTAATAATAAAGGATTAGTTACAGAAGCTTTAAAAGATGTTCATACTTCACTAGAAGAATGTAAAGCTGATATTTTAGGACTGTATATTGTTACATATTTAAATAGCAAAGGTGAATTAAATGAACATGAATTAATTGACAATTATGTTACTTTTATGGCAGGAATATTCAGGTCAGTAAGATTTGGCGCTGCCAGTTCACATGGAAAAGCAAACATGATCGAATTTAATTATTTTGCAGACAATGGCGCATTCACCCGTGATGATAAAACAGGTACTTATCATGTAAATTTTGACAAAATGAAAGAAGCTGTTAGTTCATTAGGAAAATTAATTCTTATTCAACAAGGAAACGGTGATTACGAAAGCGCAAAAAATATTCTAAA
This region includes:
- a CDS encoding Zn-dependent hydrolase, whose product is MKYYLFAGIFFLSFATFSFSQSNKKTEITTKSDLMKTKVDEYAIVKLTANLSQLTDKEKKILPILFEAAQIMDDLYWEQSYNKKEELLAKINDDYTKKFFLINYGPWEHLNNNKSFVEGIGEKPDCGNFYPSDMTKEEFEKFNSENKTSWYTIISRNDKKELITIPYSKFYHEKLNKAAELLRKASEISDNKSFKDYLTLRAEALLSDNYFDSDMAWMSLENSNLDFVIGPIESYNDGLFGYKTSFESFILLKDIDWSNKLSKFAQLLPEIQKSLPVEDKYKSEIPGKDSQLGVYEAICYAGDCNAGSKTIAINLPNDKKVGELKGSRKLQLKNSMKAKFDKILLPMSNILIAESQRKNIKFDAFFENVMFHEVAHGLGISKTINNKGLVTEALKDVHTSLEECKADILGLYIVTYLNSKGELNEHELIDNYVTFMAGIFRSVRFGAASSHGKANMIEFNYFADNGAFTRDDKTGTYHVNFDKMKEAVSSLGKLILIQQGNGDYESAKNILKEMGIMKPQLEQDLMKISKAGIPRDIVFEQGLKVIGL
- a CDS encoding Zn-dependent hydrolase, producing the protein MIRNIFIITILSSFVILINSCGTGENDQNQQQVTDTVQAKKLTVNERINEYAVIPLVSDLSKLTDKDKEMLTILISACKIMDEIFWMQSYGIKDSLFAGLKNPEEAKLCDINYGPWDRLNGNEPFLENVNKKPIGAGFYPSDIKYLPFIDMKFEDKISMYTVVKRSEDGSLYTQPYHVAYKDKLEKAADLLKKAAKISENKDFAKFLNLRAEALLNDDYYPSEMFWMDMESNNIDLIIGPIESEEDRFINTKTAYEAFLLIKDLEWSNKLKNYSSMVPEIKNQLPLDDNYKNQIIFTKTNIGVYDAIFYGGYANAGAKNISINHPKDGRILMEKGSKKMQFKNAMKAKFDKILQPISNILISDNERKNVKFDAFFINNVNYEIADAIVVKTTINNKGPVKDALKDYYPTINSLKADILNLYIITKLHEKGVIKEVELLDNYVIFMTNVIRSVRFGATYSQGSSNIICFNVLQEMQAFTRDEKTGTYSVNFDKMKSSIESFSSDIMKILAEGNYDAAKELIESKGNMQPTLQEDLKRISSAGIPTDITFEQGEQVLGLTK